A genomic stretch from Vibrio cortegadensis includes:
- a CDS encoding DEAD/DEAH box helicase, producing MQYFESLVDQLTKRAARATLGQFGLRSKPLREFLWQSFSQSPGKEGAFLADPVFEATFGWKPHTQSMRDLSGGLLNSSIVNAMANPPNELKEDYLFDSSWYPYSHQHEAWSHLLEPSPKSVIVSSGTGSGKTECFLVPILNDIVERNSKPDGVEALFLYPLNALINSQRERLTAWTHQLGDQVKFSLFNGDTPESVSVAERKKHPNEQLSRKELRENPAQILVTNSTMLEYMLVRQKDANILNRSKGKLRWIVLDEAHTYIGSQAAELSLLLRRVMHGFGVTPDQVRFVATSATIGGKDSDADLKAFLADVAGVDITQVHLVKGEREIKPLMELEQIKAMNLDSVLSITNEIERYDVLQSLPPLRTLRQHLSSTDNRMTLSEIGKLLSATEEPLLEQDSLQWLDICASTKNADGDAFIPFRLHLFHRVAGGLWACSNSDCSAKVGTPLESIDWRFGMVHMSRREKCSCGSPIFEMVSCNGCGTSLLAATAKTDSETSHTQLHLTKPDSSIDDFALDLVGEEDLIIEDDEETSEEYDRFALISPLSFEETGEYWINNQRDVKNAKVPGAHLIHRVEGYHKSDGALSVRCPCCQHTKIKNFEFYRHFRNGAPFMLSTVIPTLLEYCQDGKKEQLKGPWNGRRMITFTDSRQGTARFSAKSQQDSERQFLRSTIYHLILDKALRTSEMTPEDEKKLNRLQRMLKIAISMDEPEDIEAIECEIAELTTGNNPVMVTWQEVEEFLAEQKEVKLWIKKFYEHFDDRMDMVSNPKLLARLLLLREFNSRPKRQNTLETMGLVCMEYPVLAKKESSAPSEWLRHFDSAEKAREEWVNFLTVCVNFHVRSMKAVRLTDEQINWIGAKYSPAFLVGQDEPSHIWNVDAWPKIRRNGPRQPRLARLLATALNLELEDADSRADINEILRQAWMALQSSVLTPSGDGYRLELEQQVSFSLVADKHQCPHTQKIIDKPLLGVTPYLNLSGDRTEHLCKQISTPSYPYPFGRDPKSGETVDLNKVRDWQEQPELIDVRKENAWSDIADRVVERTPYFRVAEHSAQLKASQLREYEKEFKEGKINVLSCSTTMEMGVDIGGISVVAMNNAPPNPANYLQRAGRAGRRGETKSIALTLCKFTPHGEHIFSNTRWAFDTEIKVPNVSLSSDYIVRRHVNSLLLSTFLNNVVKSENSLKLNCGNFFKSDHESAASQADQFVDWCVNGALDFVQNGLDTLLRRTSLDATSRIEILDTSAKHMKRIVERWSVEHQLLKEQSKSLEENPNSLSTAQAAVESQIQRLEGEFLLSELARKGFLPGYGFPTDVVSLNTDHVKVIERRKRYIKMKQDQINDKTSRKDNLYSAAGFPSRDLSVAIRDYAPGNDVVIDGRVYQSKGVLLNWHSPATVDQVKEIQALRWAWRCDKCGASNTSLLRPEQCECCGNEFNFSDEKTKDRIHPYIQPASFAVDIRDEPHNDISRLNHVPFNDPWVTVDGSEWHEVSVNPGSSYRSSHNGHVYYYSAGPVNQGYALCLECGRMEAMPEGGDKSPKEVLMGHTRLRGGKGHLTSSSEVLCGGNDREFTVKGPLKLGHSTYTDVFELLLFDELGKPLVERSIARSVAVLMRNQLAEKLGINNDEIGCTTKPVNYEGREVQAIVLFDNAAGGAGFSIQASEYVVELLKGAKQVASSCHCDKACHRCLVDYSTQHVLDLLDRRKVATYLSNGFFNNLSLPVEYELFDHHNRRELRPLMIAIEKTLAKHEDSDLYVELPISQLSDLGDWQLYQAFSRWVAERKVNLILTEVQVQELSLEQKVTLSWYQNHPNVKLMSKLLNDHVNHQVLASVASESYCYQWGLREDDHETLVVGIGSLGDLVDFDPTRLRQSSDVEKIVIDSELDGKASEFGLKFWTLVFKRSPALMALMQDQVIESATYSDRYLAATLPVSLCFNTLKFLGEHYKSCQIDIHTGELSRGYKPATVQDNFLDDYSRGKIVGLALKTSVANIRFKTASKYTLPHSRTLVLSFDNGKQVTLWFDQGFGYWFADKRLSENHLPYNLDDEEHANIIVEGQAQISSGTFPTDVFVSFS from the coding sequence ATGCAATATTTTGAGTCTTTAGTTGACCAACTGACTAAACGTGCAGCGCGCGCTACTTTAGGGCAATTTGGTTTGCGATCTAAGCCGTTACGTGAGTTCTTGTGGCAGTCGTTTTCTCAATCCCCAGGTAAAGAGGGGGCGTTTCTTGCTGATCCTGTATTTGAAGCCACCTTTGGCTGGAAACCGCATACTCAAAGCATGCGAGACCTATCGGGTGGGTTGTTAAACAGCTCGATTGTCAATGCAATGGCAAACCCACCGAATGAGCTGAAAGAAGACTACCTTTTTGATAGCAGTTGGTACCCGTATTCCCATCAACATGAAGCATGGTCTCATCTATTGGAGCCATCTCCTAAGTCGGTAATTGTCAGTAGTGGTACAGGTTCTGGTAAGACAGAGTGTTTCTTAGTGCCAATTCTGAATGACATTGTTGAACGTAACAGTAAGCCAGATGGCGTTGAGGCTTTGTTCTTATATCCACTCAATGCATTAATTAACAGCCAGAGAGAGCGTTTAACGGCATGGACTCACCAATTAGGAGATCAAGTTAAATTCAGCCTGTTTAATGGCGATACGCCCGAATCAGTAAGTGTGGCAGAACGAAAAAAGCACCCAAATGAACAGCTTTCTCGTAAGGAGCTGAGAGAAAACCCAGCTCAAATACTTGTGACCAACTCTACGATGTTGGAGTACATGTTGGTTCGCCAAAAAGACGCGAATATTTTGAACCGTTCTAAAGGCAAACTGCGTTGGATCGTTTTAGATGAAGCTCACACCTATATCGGTTCTCAAGCTGCTGAATTGTCGTTGCTGCTTCGACGAGTAATGCACGGGTTCGGTGTCACGCCAGATCAAGTGAGATTTGTCGCTACATCTGCCACGATTGGCGGAAAGGACTCTGACGCTGATCTAAAAGCCTTTTTGGCTGACGTCGCTGGTGTCGATATCACTCAAGTTCATTTAGTAAAAGGCGAGCGTGAAATCAAACCGCTGATGGAACTGGAGCAAATCAAGGCGATGAACCTTGATAGTGTTTTAAGCATAACGAACGAAATAGAACGTTACGATGTATTACAAAGCTTACCGCCGTTAAGAACGTTAAGGCAGCACCTGAGTTCAACCGATAACAGAATGACGTTGAGCGAAATAGGGAAGCTATTATCTGCAACTGAGGAACCGTTATTAGAACAGGACTCACTTCAATGGCTTGATATCTGTGCTTCGACAAAGAACGCAGATGGAGATGCATTTATTCCGTTTAGACTACATTTGTTTCACAGGGTTGCTGGTGGGCTTTGGGCTTGCTCCAATTCAGATTGTTCGGCAAAGGTAGGTACGCCTTTAGAGTCGATTGATTGGCGATTTGGTATGGTTCATATGTCACGTCGTGAAAAGTGCTCGTGTGGTTCACCGATATTTGAAATGGTTAGTTGTAATGGGTGTGGTACTAGCTTATTGGCTGCGACTGCAAAAACGGATTCAGAAACGAGTCATACTCAGCTCCACTTAACGAAACCAGATTCATCGATTGATGACTTTGCCTTGGACCTTGTTGGAGAAGAAGATCTAATCATCGAAGATGATGAAGAAACTTCTGAAGAGTATGACCGCTTTGCTCTCATCTCGCCGTTAAGTTTTGAAGAAACCGGTGAATATTGGATTAATAACCAGAGAGATGTAAAAAATGCTAAAGTACCGGGCGCGCATTTAATACATCGAGTCGAAGGGTATCATAAAAGTGACGGTGCTTTGTCTGTGCGCTGTCCATGTTGCCAGCATACTAAAATCAAGAATTTCGAGTTCTACCGTCACTTCAGAAATGGCGCACCATTTATGCTGTCGACGGTTATTCCTACATTACTCGAGTATTGCCAAGATGGTAAGAAAGAGCAGTTGAAAGGTCCTTGGAACGGCCGCCGTATGATTACTTTCACTGATAGTCGCCAAGGTACAGCTCGTTTTTCTGCCAAGTCACAGCAAGACTCTGAAAGGCAGTTTTTGCGTTCAACTATCTATCATTTGATCTTGGATAAAGCGCTGAGAACGAGCGAAATGACTCCTGAGGATGAAAAGAAGCTCAACCGACTCCAACGAATGCTTAAGATCGCAATAAGTATGGATGAGCCAGAGGATATTGAGGCTATCGAGTGTGAAATTGCCGAATTAACAACAGGTAATAATCCTGTCATGGTGACTTGGCAAGAAGTCGAAGAATTCTTAGCAGAACAGAAAGAAGTAAAACTGTGGATTAAAAAGTTCTACGAGCACTTCGATGACCGTATGGATATGGTTTCTAATCCAAAATTACTTGCTCGTTTACTGTTGTTACGAGAGTTTAATAGCCGCCCCAAAAGACAGAACACACTCGAAACCATGGGCTTAGTCTGCATGGAATATCCAGTTTTAGCCAAAAAGGAGAGTTCAGCTCCTAGTGAATGGTTGAGGCATTTTGATAGTGCTGAAAAAGCGCGTGAAGAGTGGGTTAATTTCCTAACTGTTTGTGTGAATTTTCATGTACGAAGCATGAAAGCCGTGAGATTGACGGATGAGCAAATTAACTGGATTGGGGCTAAATATTCGCCAGCTTTCTTAGTAGGACAAGATGAACCTAGCCATATTTGGAATGTGGATGCATGGCCGAAAATCAGGCGTAATGGGCCACGACAACCAAGGTTAGCTAGGTTGCTTGCTACGGCTCTGAATCTAGAGTTAGAGGATGCGGACTCACGTGCAGATATTAACGAAATTTTACGCCAAGCGTGGATGGCTCTACAGTCTTCTGTGTTGACACCTAGTGGTGATGGCTATCGCTTAGAGCTTGAGCAACAAGTGAGTTTCTCATTAGTTGCAGATAAGCATCAATGTCCTCATACCCAAAAAATCATAGATAAACCATTGCTAGGAGTGACTCCATATCTGAATTTATCTGGGGACCGTACCGAGCATTTATGTAAACAGATCTCTACCCCAAGTTATCCGTACCCATTTGGCCGCGATCCTAAAAGCGGAGAAACCGTTGATCTAAACAAAGTTAGGGATTGGCAAGAGCAACCAGAGTTAATTGATGTACGCAAAGAAAATGCGTGGTCAGATATTGCTGACCGTGTTGTAGAGCGTACGCCTTATTTTAGAGTCGCAGAGCACTCTGCACAGTTAAAGGCAAGCCAGCTACGTGAGTATGAAAAAGAATTCAAAGAAGGGAAAATAAACGTTTTAAGCTGTTCTACGACGATGGAAATGGGTGTAGATATTGGTGGTATATCGGTAGTGGCGATGAATAATGCTCCACCTAACCCTGCGAACTACTTGCAACGTGCAGGTCGTGCAGGTCGTCGTGGAGAAACCAAATCGATTGCGCTTACGTTATGTAAATTTACTCCGCATGGAGAGCATATTTTCTCGAATACTCGCTGGGCGTTTGATACGGAAATTAAAGTACCGAACGTATCGTTATCAAGTGACTACATTGTTCGTCGCCATGTGAATTCGTTACTACTTTCAACGTTTTTAAATAATGTAGTGAAGTCAGAGAACTCGTTGAAATTGAATTGCGGCAACTTCTTCAAATCTGATCACGAATCGGCGGCTTCTCAAGCTGACCAATTTGTTGACTGGTGTGTAAATGGAGCATTAGATTTTGTACAAAACGGGTTGGATACGTTGTTACGTCGAACCTCTCTTGATGCAACATCACGTATCGAAATTCTAGATACGTCCGCTAAGCATATGAAGCGTATTGTCGAGCGTTGGTCCGTCGAGCATCAATTGCTAAAAGAACAATCTAAAAGCTTAGAAGAGAACCCTAACTCGTTATCAACAGCGCAAGCTGCAGTAGAAAGCCAAATTCAACGCTTAGAGGGGGAGTTCTTACTTTCCGAGTTAGCACGTAAAGGCTTCTTACCCGGATATGGGTTCCCTACTGATGTGGTGTCTTTAAATACAGATCATGTCAAAGTGATCGAAAGGCGAAAACGCTACATCAAGATGAAACAAGACCAAATCAACGATAAAACATCTCGTAAAGATAACCTATATAGCGCTGCTGGCTTTCCGTCTCGAGATCTTTCAGTCGCTATTCGTGATTATGCACCGGGTAATGATGTTGTGATTGATGGACGTGTTTATCAGTCGAAAGGCGTTTTGTTGAACTGGCACAGTCCTGCAACTGTTGATCAAGTAAAAGAGATACAAGCGTTAAGGTGGGCATGGCGTTGTGACAAGTGTGGTGCAAGTAATACTTCGTTGTTAAGACCAGAACAGTGTGAATGTTGTGGTAATGAGTTCAATTTTAGTGACGAGAAAACAAAAGATCGTATTCACCCTTACATTCAGCCAGCGAGTTTTGCGGTCGATATTAGAGACGAACCTCATAACGATATCTCGCGTCTGAATCATGTACCTTTCAATGACCCTTGGGTGACGGTAGATGGTTCCGAGTGGCATGAAGTGAGTGTAAACCCTGGATCATCATACCGTTCAAGCCATAATGGCCATGTTTATTATTACAGTGCAGGCCCCGTCAACCAAGGGTATGCGCTTTGCTTAGAATGTGGTCGTATGGAAGCTATGCCCGAAGGTGGAGATAAGTCACCAAAAGAAGTGTTGATGGGGCACACTCGTTTACGAGGTGGTAAGGGCCACTTAACCAGCTCAAGCGAAGTTTTGTGTGGCGGTAACGACAGGGAGTTCACTGTAAAAGGTCCGCTAAAGTTGGGGCATAGCACCTATACGGACGTGTTCGAGTTATTGTTATTTGATGAGCTGGGTAAACCGCTAGTAGAGAGAAGTATTGCTCGTTCGGTCGCGGTGCTGATGCGAAACCAGTTAGCTGAGAAGCTAGGTATAAATAATGATGAAATTGGCTGTACAACCAAGCCAGTGAATTATGAGGGACGAGAAGTACAAGCTATCGTGCTGTTTGACAATGCAGCTGGTGGTGCAGGTTTTTCAATTCAAGCTTCTGAGTATGTTGTTGAGTTACTGAAAGGAGCAAAGCAGGTTGCATCTAGCTGTCACTGTGACAAGGCATGCCATCGTTGCTTAGTGGATTATTCGACTCAACATGTCCTTGATTTACTTGATAGAAGGAAAGTAGCGACCTATTTGAGCAACGGTTTTTTTAACAACCTTAGCTTACCAGTGGAATATGAATTGTTCGACCATCACAATAGGCGTGAACTACGTCCGCTAATGATCGCAATAGAAAAAACGTTGGCTAAACATGAGGACTCAGACCTGTATGTTGAGCTCCCTATAAGTCAATTAAGCGATTTAGGCGATTGGCAACTGTATCAAGCATTTAGTCGCTGGGTTGCCGAGCGAAAGGTAAACTTGATATTGACAGAGGTTCAAGTGCAAGAGTTGTCACTTGAGCAAAAAGTGACGTTGTCTTGGTATCAGAACCACCCAAATGTGAAGCTAATGAGCAAACTACTAAATGATCATGTCAATCATCAGGTATTAGCATCGGTGGCTAGTGAGTCATATTGTTACCAATGGGGACTTCGTGAAGACGACCATGAAACTTTAGTGGTTGGTATTGGGTCTTTGGGTGACTTGGTGGACTTTGACCCTACGCGTTTGCGTCAGAGTTCTGATGTGGAAAAAATAGTGATTGATAGTGAATTGGATGGGAAGGCTTCTGAGTTTGGGTTGAAGTTTTGGACTCTTGTGTTTAAACGCTCACCAGCATTAATGGCGTTGATGCAAGACCAAGTTATCGAATCTGCTACTTATTCTGATCGTTATCTGGCCGCAACTTTACCTGTTTCTCTATGCTTTAATACCTTGAAGTTTTTAGGGGAGCATTACAAAAGCTGTCAGATAGATATTCACACTGGAGAGTTAAGTCGAGGCTACAAGCCAGCGACGGTACAAGATAACTTTTTAGACGACTACTCGAGAGGTAAGATAGTTGGCTTAGCTCTTAAAACCTCGGTAGCGAACATTCGCTTTAAAACGGCTTCGAAGTACACTCTGCCACATTCAAGAACGCTCGTTTTATCGTTTGATAATGGCAAGCAAGTGACATTGTGGTTTGATCAAGGGTTTGGCTACTGGTTTGCTGATAAACGTCTATCTGAAAACCACCTACCTTACAATCTTGACGATGAAGAACACGCAAATATTATTGTTGAGGGACAAGCTCAGATCTCGTCCGGTACATTCCCAACAGATGTATTTGTGTCATTTAGTTGA
- a CDS encoding AAA family ATPase → MTIENFSPTVVYSFINDQLANIVGSIDIDHTDTETQKIAESTREELSRIQSEVKVQLSELEKNSEWDTFTIAFYGETGAGKSTLIETLRILLDEPTKGETQQMFKQVKKRYDNCEVQLANLEKQIKDIECEVLTLDSQYCRLSEEYQASEDNVKAEIKAIEERVLGERAELNKQIDKSVEARSQIETQREALSSRINELKAEASLFKKLILLFKKLPEEKALSALDAPLSSLVKDTERLENVLQEKERQSRSEIEKHHFQIHALNEAYNSSVSELDEKKVKSAQNTSESLQEKHDLGVQKKAFSEELLLNADGEIIGDGRADFTRETQRYDFTLNDKSFALLDVPGIEGKEGLVLSEIERSLQTAHAVLYVTNKAAPPQTGDDQTIGTLEKIKLHLGSQTEVWSIFNKKITNPKFTLKTRSLVGEDEAESLVGLDQKMREHLGSNYKEVLALSALPAFIVSTDHFVPSGRNAKLREKFLKDFSEHELLEKSQLNTFLDVLNEKVLNDPQSKINQANLNKANAALGDVIEALNEREQSFDQLSKKIEITQESSQGQLHRSFKSLQSRLDSNGEQLIRAFVSQARDHVYDEIENDIKNEQFKRVLERAIDRELDQLTTKLPNMISDQIKRFEHDTRDILKRFEEQTHELSDMSQNMGQSAFNVSFNPKINLNSGVNKLALFTSLLGVAVAPFTGGASLWVAIGAGVTALIAVAKALASAFSSSYKKSQQRQSTDENLREVQSELRASLESSLKQGVPEMKKVITQLDHAIAAPLQSIQLTQMLIKESSTKMRAISDQIRSIGAMK, encoded by the coding sequence ATGACTATCGAAAATTTTTCCCCAACAGTAGTTTATAGCTTCATTAATGATCAGCTAGCCAATATTGTAGGTTCAATTGATATTGACCATACGGATACGGAAACTCAGAAAATTGCGGAGAGTACCCGCGAAGAACTGTCTAGGATCCAATCAGAAGTGAAGGTTCAGCTCTCTGAATTAGAAAAAAACTCAGAGTGGGATACTTTCACTATTGCTTTTTACGGTGAAACAGGCGCGGGTAAATCTACGTTAATTGAGACATTGCGAATACTCCTTGATGAGCCAACAAAAGGTGAGACTCAACAAATGTTTAAGCAAGTGAAAAAGCGATATGACAATTGTGAGGTCCAGTTAGCTAATCTCGAAAAGCAGATCAAGGATATTGAATGTGAAGTACTAACTTTAGATTCGCAATACTGCAGATTATCTGAAGAGTATCAAGCATCAGAGGATAATGTGAAAGCGGAAATTAAGGCAATAGAAGAACGTGTGCTTGGTGAGCGGGCTGAGTTAAACAAACAGATTGATAAAAGCGTAGAAGCACGGTCTCAAATAGAAACTCAACGAGAAGCTTTAAGCTCTCGTATTAATGAACTTAAAGCAGAAGCGAGTCTATTTAAAAAGTTGATTCTACTTTTTAAAAAGTTGCCAGAAGAGAAGGCTTTGTCAGCACTGGATGCTCCGTTATCTAGCTTGGTAAAGGATACGGAACGCTTAGAGAATGTCCTTCAAGAGAAAGAACGACAAAGTCGGAGTGAAATAGAAAAGCACCATTTTCAGATACATGCTCTTAATGAAGCATACAACTCTTCCGTATCTGAATTAGACGAAAAAAAAGTTAAGTCAGCACAGAATACTTCTGAAAGCCTGCAAGAAAAACATGATTTAGGGGTTCAAAAAAAGGCATTCTCAGAAGAGCTATTGCTGAATGCAGATGGTGAGATCATTGGTGATGGACGCGCAGATTTTACTCGTGAAACACAACGCTACGACTTCACTTTGAACGATAAGTCCTTTGCACTTTTAGATGTACCAGGCATAGAAGGGAAAGAGGGGCTTGTACTTAGTGAGATAGAACGTTCACTTCAAACGGCTCACGCGGTCCTATATGTAACAAATAAAGCAGCCCCCCCACAAACGGGTGATGATCAAACGATTGGAACCCTTGAAAAAATCAAACTACATTTGGGGTCCCAAACAGAAGTTTGGTCAATCTTTAATAAAAAGATCACTAACCCAAAGTTTACCTTAAAGACACGTTCTCTTGTGGGCGAAGACGAAGCGGAAAGCCTTGTTGGGTTAGATCAAAAGATGAGAGAACATCTTGGTAGTAATTACAAAGAGGTTTTAGCTCTAAGTGCATTACCTGCGTTTATTGTGAGCACGGACCATTTTGTGCCCAGTGGTCGCAATGCCAAATTGCGAGAGAAGTTTCTAAAAGACTTTTCAGAACATGAGTTGCTTGAAAAATCCCAACTGAATACCTTTTTAGATGTTTTGAATGAAAAAGTGCTAAACGACCCACAAAGTAAAATCAATCAAGCAAACTTGAATAAAGCCAATGCTGCATTAGGCGATGTGATTGAAGCACTTAACGAGCGAGAGCAAAGTTTTGATCAACTCTCTAAGAAGATTGAAATTACGCAAGAAAGCTCGCAAGGACAATTACATCGAAGTTTTAAATCGTTGCAATCACGTTTAGACTCAAACGGTGAGCAGCTAATCCGTGCTTTTGTCAGCCAGGCCCGAGATCATGTCTACGATGAGATTGAAAATGACATTAAAAATGAGCAGTTTAAACGTGTACTTGAACGCGCTATTGACCGTGAGTTAGATCAACTAACGACTAAGTTACCTAATATGATATCAGATCAGATTAAACGGTTTGAGCATGACACTCGTGATATTTTAAAGCGTTTTGAAGAACAAACTCATGAACTATCGGACATGTCACAGAACATGGGGCAGTCAGCATTTAACGTTTCATTTAATCCCAAAATTAACCTAAACAGCGGTGTGAATAAACTCGCGTTATTCACTTCACTGTTGGGTGTTGCAGTTGCTCCGTTTACTGGTGGAGCGAGTCTTTGGGTCGCTATTGGAGCAGGTGTCACAGCACTGATTGCGGTGGCCAAAGCATTAGCGAGTGCATTTAGTTCCAGTTACAAAAAATCCCAACAACGTCAATCGACGGATGAAAACCTAAGAGAGGTTCAGTCTGAGCTAAGAGCTAGTTTAGAAAGTAGCCTTAAACAAGGGGTGCCTGAGATGAAAAA